The nucleotide window GTGACAATCACATCCTGCGTACACTCCGTCTCCATCAGGAGGAATTACCCAGAATTCCCCTCACTGTGGGTGTTTACATAAGATTAgctgtttttttactttctatacTGAACTTCTCTTTtatccagagtgtgtgtgtgtttctgataagcacatttaaaaataagcagATTTCCAGGAACCCCATTTCCTTATAAATCAAAcagcatttctaaaaaaaaaaaaaaaaacacgtgaCTGTGACCACACCCAGAACCCAGTAATTAATTAGCTGTGCGCGCGTGTACTTTATTACTCTGCTTGTAAAGTTAAATAGCCAGTGTGTAAAGTACAGCTCGCTCACTCTGCACGAGCACTTCACTTCACTCACACCGACACTGAAGTCTAATCTAACGAGACTTTTCTAGAAAATGGGCGAACACACAGAGCCCGCCTGCTGCGTCCTGATTGGTCAGTTCTTACACTCTGCTGCGTCCTGATTGGTCAGTTCTATGCGTCTGTTACGTCATAGTTGAATGACTCTTCGAGAAAAAATGCGTTTATCCAACGGATTAAACCAAAACAGACAgttacaatattaaaaaaggatatgaatttacaaaataaacGTTATATTACTAACTAACCATCGGGAACGCTAAACACAGTGTCCtaacataaacattattaatagaGATTAATAGATAATAAAAGGTTAAAGCCCCCGCAGTGACCGCGGacggacacacacaccccgCTGTATTCGACCCCGtgttcactaacacacacacacaccccgctgTATTAGACCCCGTGTTTACTAACTCAGCCGAACCGCTCCAGTCCTCACCGCTGTAGGCGATCCTGTGTTTACTCAGCAGGTCCCGCAGCACCCTCTGCAGGCTGGGCAGCGCGGGGTGAGCTCTCCCCTGCCGGGGACTCGGGCCTAGGCCGGTGTGAGCGCGGTACAGCTGCCTCAGGAGCTCCCGGGTCTCCCTCTCCAGCTCCTCGCCGCCGGCCTCAGGCTGTAAGCGGCTCTCCGTGTCACCGAGCCCGGCTTTAACGGGCCAGGCCTCGGGCTCCTCCGTGTACCCGTCCAGCTCCTCCTCGCGCTGAGAGAACGTCTCCATCGGAGGGGCCACACCGGACACTCCGCCATTTTCAGCTCCACAGCACAGCAGGCTCAGGGGCGCGGTCCGCTTCATCATGCTCAAACTCATCTCTGTCACCCGATAAAAAACCTCaaaatggagaaaaataaaCCGAGATGGAAGTTTAATCCGATAAATCAACCCTGTTCACTGTAGTCTGACCGAGCTGAAGCGGAAACGATCACACAGCGCAAGCCTATCTTATATATAATGGGCGGGGCATACGTGTGCGTCACGCGTgcgtcatttaaaaaaaaaccggAACGGGAAGTTCCATATATAGTGACTTGCGTTTTCCATTTTTAAAGCTGTTAGGCGACCGAAAATAAACTCAGCAAgatgttattttatattatagtaatattataatattataatattgtatacAGTGGAGACGCAGACACTGTAACTTACAAGCTGATATTACACTGAAATTACATTTATCATtaacaaactaattaaaagtTAAACATAACGTTAAACTGTCAATGTGTTAAACAATTCATAAAATCTGGACTGTCGAATcggattaataaaataatatataatatgtaatatttttggttattatttatttatattaattactattactacttatgtattatttacatttactattatataatgaatattgctgatttaataaaattataataacatatatgtcaatatataacatataatacatttagtattaaagtatttatagttttttttattttcctgaagtgtgtatatatttatttaaaaattttttcatTGTTGTGTGGATCAGTTGTTcctctgtggcgacccctcgactggagcagctaaaagactaacaacaataTATACATGTGTAGTGCCCCACTACTGGTGTAGTGTCCATCCCTCAGCGTATAACAGAACGCGGCGTCAGCGAATGTAACAGTACACATTGGCATCACCTCGTATGtcctacttcttcttctttgtcttttggctgttccctttcaggggtcgccacagcgaatcatctgcctccatctaaccctatcctcttctctcacaccaactaacttcatgtcctctctcactgcatccataaatctcctctttggtcttcctctagacctcctgcctgacagttccaacctcagcatccttctaccgatatattcacaatctctcctctgaacatgtccaaaccacctcaatctggcctctctgactttaactccaaaacatctaacgtgggttgtccctctgataaactcattcttaatcctatccatccttgtcactcccaaagagaacctcaacatcttcagctctgctacctccaactctgcctcctgtcttttcttcagcgccactgtctctaagccgtagagcatcgctggtctcaccactgtcctgtacacctttcctttcattctcgctgatactcttttatcgcacaacacacctgacacttttctccacccattccaacctgcctgtacccgcctcttcacctcctttccacactctccgttgctctggaccattgaccccaagtacttaaaatcctgcaccttctttacctctgctctctgtagcctcaccgatccacctgggtccctctcatttacacacatgtattccgtcttgctgcggctaaccttcattcctctgctttccagagcatacctccacctctccaaattttcctccacctgttccctgctctcgctacagagcacaatgtcatctgcaaacatcatagtccatggggactcttgtcttacctcatctgtcatcctgtccatcaccagagcaaacaaaaaggggcttagagctgatccttgatgcagacccacctccaccttaaactcttctgtcacacctacagcacatcttaccactgtcttacagctctcatacatgtcctgcaccactctaacatacttctctgccactccagactttctcatacaataccacagctcctctcttggcaccctgtcatacgctttctctaaatctaaaaagacacaatgcaactccctgttaccttctctgtacttctccgccagcatcctcaaagcaaatactgcatctgatgtactctttctaggcataaaaccatattgctgctcacaaatgctcacctctgcccttaacctagcttccactactctttcccacagcttcattgtctggctcattagctttatacctctataattgccacagctttgcacatctcccttgttcttaaaaattggcactaatacacttctcctccattcctctggaatcctctcactctccaagatcttgttaaacaaacttgtcaaaaactctactgccacctctcctaagcacttccatacctccacaggtatgtcatcaggaccaacagcctttccactcttcatcctcttcaacgcccttctcacctcacttctaccaatatttgctacttcctgttccacaacagtcacctcttctactctttgttctctttcgttttcctcattcatcaactccttaaagtactccttccatcttcccatcaccctcctggcgtctgtcagtacatttccatctctatctttaatcactctaacctgctgcacatccttcccatctctatctctctgccttgccaacctgtacagatacccctctccctccttactgtctagcctagcatacaagtcctcatatgctctttgtttggcctttgccacctctaccttcaccttactctgcatctccctgtactcctgcctactctctttagtcctctcagtgtcccacttcttcttagctagcctctttccctgtatacactcctggacttcctcattccaccaccaagtctccttgtccactttccccttacctaatgatacaccaagtaccctcctacctgtctccctgatcacattggctgtagttgtccagtcaactgaaagcacctcctgaccacccatagcctgtctcaactcctccctaaagacttcacaacattcttcctttttcagcttccaccactttgtcctctgctctgcctttgtcctcttcgccttcctcaccaccagggttattttacacaccaccattctgtgttgtctggctacactctcccctaccaacactttgcagtcactgatctctttcaggttacaacgtcgacacaagatgtagtcgacctgagtgcttctgcctccactcttatatgtcaccctatgttcctgcctcttctggaagaaagtatttaccactgccatttccatcctctttgcaaagtccaccaccatctgtccttctacattcctgtcctgcaaaccaaacctgcccatcacattttcatcacctctgttcccttccccaacatgtccattgaagtctgcaccaatcaccactctctcacctctggggatgctctgcatcacttcatctaactcactccagaatttctccttctcttttaactcacatcctacctgtggggcataaccactaacaacattgaacattatcccttcgatttccagcttcagactcatcaccctatctgatactctctccacctctagaacattccttacaaactcctcttttaggataactcctactccattccTACTGTCAGGTAATAATATATCTGCTAAAACAATTTATCAGTGTGATGAGCATTCTAAAATTTTGATAAAGGAGAGGAATGATATATTTGATTTAACATTGTgattaattagtttaattaaatgtatgtctaaagcagtggcggctggtgcaaaatatttttttttttttggggggggggggagggcgcaaacaaaataaaaatgaaacttttaataatcgcctgtaaatagccataaaaagtgctggaaaagcacagaGTGATACCCCACAATCACTTAACTGCTGCtgaattagaagatcaggtcgatctggtccaagctctttaactttttttctttcttcgcccgatcgccttgcgaaggggtattttagcaaagacaTTACAGAATATTCTCTTATATTTAGCTGCTTCCACATCAATCActtttcaatacattaactaacaatctgctgagcGTTAATAAGcctccaatcacatgagcccaaatatttaaaaacgaTGTTGATTCGCgaagaacaaaagtgggagggttcgggGCGCACAGTGCTCCGCCCCGaggatgatttttaaaaatccaattaAAGCTCAGCCTCAAGTCACAtgctttttaaagatttatgtgcctatatactgtagacaCTCGTTTGTCCAACGCCCCACGTACATGAACACAAATGACCataatacagtttagatttttttttaattgtaaataaattattttaagaaatacagcGGAATGAGCCACAATGAAGCAATAACACTACTGATAGAtatgatgattataataatgatgACTCTACACAAATTTCAGGACTACACTACTTATattgatattatttttattaatagtaaATAGGACCAAACACAATGATTTCATTATTCaataatttttatgtgtttgtgtgtgtgaactttACTGGTTACTGACAATTCTACTTAAAGTACATTTAAAGGCATTTTTCAACTATAAGTAAAAAGTATTAAACTATACGTATGATGTTAAATTTACTTAAAGAAAAGTATATTTGTAAAATGCTAAACAAGTAGTTTACTAAGTATATTTCAAAGTACAAGTATCTGTAAGTTCTATTACAGTATACTTCACAGTAAAGTTGcagtagaaaataaaacttaaatgtgAACTAGTTGTACAGTATACTCAAAGTTTACTTCTTGTACACCTAAAGTATTCTGTAAAGTCTAGCTTTAGAAGCTAAAAATTAGTTTAGACCCAAGGCACTGCTATTGCTAATTCTATTGCAATAGTACAACTATATTGATATCAATAAagataaatagttttaaaaaatagaattagTATACTTGCTACATAAAGCATACCTAGgagatacagtggtgtgaaaaagtgtttttccccttactgatttcttttttttttttttttgcatgtttgtcacactttaatgtttcagatcatcaaacaaatttaaatattagtcaaagtaTTTCACAAGTAAACACATTAGTTTCTGTTATTAAGGGGGGAAAATccaattttgtttttgattgtgAACAGGTGTGGTaataatcaggcctgggtgtggctagagaaattgaactcaggtgtgataaaccagggttatgtttttaaatttgtttaatgatctgaaatattaaagtgtgacaaacatgcaaaaaaaaaaagaaagaaatcagtaAGGGGGGCAAACACTtcttcacaccactgtatacttaaagtttacattatgaaatcttttttttaaggctacTTTAAGTAGCCTTTTTGTCAAGTGATATTTGTAGAATAGAAAAGAACAGGTACTGGTCTGGGGTAACATtagcagtttttttgtttgtttctttttttctttgtttgtttttttctctaatgAGAGAAAATTCTAACTCCAAATTTTTATATGGCGTGTAAATGATGAAAAGTTTTATCAGAAATTCCAATAAAGAGAGAGTTATGAAAGTTAAGATGAGAGGATATGAAGGCGTGCATCAGagtttctttttaattctttgTAATTACGCCTGACGATGAAGATGTGCTTTGTAGTTTAGCTTTAAATACCAACGACCCATTGtgggttaaggttagggttagggttagtcaAAGGAA belongs to Clarias gariepinus isolate MV-2021 ecotype Netherlands chromosome 2, CGAR_prim_01v2, whole genome shotgun sequence and includes:
- the LOC128543013 gene encoding induced myeloid leukemia cell differentiation protein Mcl-1-like, whose translation is MSLSMMKRTAPLSLLCCGAENGGVSGVAPPMETFSQREEELDGYTEEPEAWPVKAGLGDTESRLQPEAGGEELERETRELLRQLYRAHTGLGPSPRQGRAHPALPSLQRVLRDLLSKHRIAYSGMVQRLFDQAQGLDSVQPVLRGVFSDGVMSWGRIASVLALGAVVCERLTQECVKDRAEDIVDIVASQISSYLSTELQHWFINNKGWDGFVEFFRVEDPESTVRNALMAVAGLGIGACLFTLMR